A genome region from Tolypothrix sp. PCC 7712 includes the following:
- a CDS encoding fasciclin domain-containing protein gives MADIVDTAVKAGSFSTLVAAVKAAGLVDTLKGIGPFTVFAPTDEAFAKLPAGTVDALLKDIPKLKKILTYHVVSGKVLAADVVKLKSAKTVEGEDVKIDASKGVKINNATVTTPDVAADNGVIHIIDTVLMPA, from the coding sequence ATGGCTGACATTGTAGATACCGCTGTTAAGGCTGGTTCTTTCAGTACTTTAGTTGCTGCTGTTAAGGCTGCTGGTCTGGTAGATACTCTCAAAGGTATTGGCCCATTCACCGTTTTTGCACCTACTGATGAAGCGTTTGCTAAACTTCCCGCAGGTACAGTAGATGCATTACTTAAGGACATTCCCAAACTGAAAAAAATCTTGACTTATCATGTCGTTTCTGGCAAGGTGCTAGCGGCGGATGTGGTGAAGCTGAAATCAGCTAAAACCGTTGAAGGGGAAGATGTGAAAATTGACGCTTCTAAAGGTGTCAAGATAAATAATGCCACAGTTACAACACCAGATGTTGCTGCTGATAATGGTGTAATTCACATCATCGACACAGTTTTAATGCCTGCATAA
- a CDS encoding Allophycocyanin subunit alpha 2 produces the protein MSIITKMILNADAEVRYLTPGELDQINIFVKSSQRRLQLVEALTQSRATIVKQAGKDIFQRFPRLVAPGGNAYGENMTATCLRDMDYYLRLITYSVAAGDTTPIQEIGIVGVRQMYRSLGTPIDAVAESVRAMKNITTSMLSGEDASEVGTYFDYLITNLQ, from the coding sequence ATGAGTATTATTACCAAGATGATTCTAAATGCAGATGCAGAGGTTCGTTATCTCACTCCTGGAGAACTAGACCAGATTAATATCTTTGTTAAGAGCAGTCAGCGCCGTCTACAACTTGTGGAAGCTTTAACTCAAAGCCGCGCAACTATTGTTAAGCAAGCTGGAAAGGACATATTTCAGAGGTTTCCACGCCTTGTTGCTCCAGGTGGTAATGCTTACGGTGAAAATATGACTGCCACCTGCCTGCGGGATATGGATTACTACCTGCGGTTGATTACTTACAGTGTAGCGGCTGGAGATACTACGCCAATTCAAGAAATCGGGATTGTTGGTGTGCGGCAAATGTACAGATCTCTCGGCACCCCAATTGATGCGGTTGCTGAAAGTGTCCGTGCTATGAAGAACATCACTACCTCAATGTTGTCTGGAGAAGATGCAAGCGAAGTTGGCACTTACTTCGACTACCTAATTACTAATCTCCAATAG
- a CDS encoding transposase (programmed frameshift) — protein MWNEYNNPRHIRTLNGVVELQLKIRRCQNKSCLRYKKAYRPEKEGSLALPQNEFGLDVIAYIGALRYQEHRSVPQIHTHLELKGICISQRTVTHLIDRYDELLSLWLKDHKRLKAIVANQGRVILAIDGMQPEIGHEVLWVIRDCLSGEILLAKTLLSSRNEDLVALLLEVTNTLNVPIDGVVSDGQQSIRKAVRVALPSIAHGLCHYHYLKEAIKPIYEADRHAKKELKKKVRGLRDIERSITNETQEMATIIEDYCSAVRSSITNDGHPPLEASGLKLQENLTLIEQSLERMEKKGALPPPLVNLKHLLAKGLSTTASLFAPVRVAYEWVDKASNILNNKIALDADGVKQSYQQLLTEMSQQKQKAGTLNTAIDNFIKTTHSYWSGLFHCYEIEDFPRTNNDLEHAFGILRHHQRRCTGRKVAPSSLVIRGSVKLACAFGFAVAEGIATSLHSFTASDLAQVDIHTWLELRSQLQKHHKARIEQYRFRRDPKGYLANLESRLL, from the exons ATGTGGAATGAATACAATAATCCTCGACATATAAGAACGCTCAATGGGGTAGTAGAACTACAGCTAAAAATTCGTCGATGTCAAAATAAGTCATGTCTGCGGTATAAAAAAGCATATCGACCAGAAAAAGAAGGGTCACTCGCTCTACCACAGAACGAATTTGGTTTGGATGTGATTGCTTATATAGGAGCGTTACGCTACCAGGAACATAGAAGTGTTCCTCAAATACACACTCACCTTGAATTAAAGGGTATATGTATCAGTCAACGAACGGTTACGCACCTAATAGACAGATATGACGAGTTACTTTCTTTATGGCTAAAAGACCATAAAAGGTTAAAAGCAATCGTGGCTAATCAAGGACGGGTGATATTAGCAATTGATGGGATGCAGCCAGAAATTGGACATGAGGTATTATGGGTAATTCGAGATTGCTTATCTGGAGAAATTTTACTTGCTAAAACCTTATTATCATCAAGAAATGAAGATTTAGTGGCGTTATTATTAGAAGTAACTAATACCTTAAATGTACCAATTGATGGCGTTGTTAGTGATGGACAACAATCAATTCGTAAAGCTGTTAGGGTAGCATTACCTAGTATCGCTCATGGTTTGTGTCATTATCATTACCTGAAGGAAGCAATTAAACCCATATATGAGGCGGATAGACATGCAAAAAAGGAATTGAAAAAAAAAGTTAGAGGATTACGAGACATTGAACGTAGTATTACCAATGAAACTCAGGAAATGGCAACTATTATTGAAGATTATTGTTCGGCAGTGCGTAGTTCTATAACCAATGATGGTCATCCACCGTTAGAAGCATCTGGATTAAAGTTACAAGAAAATTTGACATTGATAGAGCAAAGCTTAGAGCGGATGGAAAAAAAAG GTGCTTTACCACCACCCTTAGTTAACCTAAAACACCTTCTAGCCAAGGGATTATCTACGACTGCATCTTTATTTGCACCTGTGAGGGTTGCATATGAATGGGTTGATAAAGCTAGTAATATTCTCAACAATAAAATAGCTCTTGATGCTGATGGAGTCAAACAAAGTTATCAGCAACTGTTAACAGAAATGTCCCAACAAAAGCAGAAAGCTGGTACGCTGAACACTGCAATCGATAACTTTATAAAAACCACCCATAGCTACTGGTCTGGACTTTTTCATTGTTATGAAATTGAAGATTTTCCTAGAACTAATAATGACTTAGAACATGCTTTTGGTATACTACGTCATCATCAACGTCGTTGTACCGGTCGTAAGGTTGCCCCTTCATCCCTCGTTATTCGTGGTTCTGTCAAACTTGCTTGCGCGTTCGGCTTTGCCGTTGCCGAAGGCATCGCAACTTCGCTTCATTCTTTTACCGCATCTGATTTAGCACAAGTTGATATTCATACTTGGCTCGAATTACGCTCTCAACTGCAAAAACACCACAAAGCCAGAATTGAACAATATCGATTTCGCAGAGACCCCAAGGGTTACTTAGCTAATTTAGAGAGTCGTCTTCTCTAG
- a CDS encoding fatty acid desaturase, whose amino-acid sequence MVTDNDANHYLCHCTIAALILVGAYGLFVADLISSWILFLIVAITLPRWIISVHELLHIKTDKQINKIIRCLGISPIPLSILTLSYSQIRDIHLAHHRSPATESDPDAYHIRGNFFVVVLNALSAPEQSFVRSLQVNGFNHQLGLDLLIKLLILVILILLNAKKLFVFWLFLRIVYTLGDIVFFRLVHHQQGKYGTFRISIPSILETWGERIFGQTVIQATINHDVHHHNPGIAARHLAMARPYMIISSNN is encoded by the coding sequence ATGGTTACAGATAATGATGCCAATCATTATCTGTGCCATTGCACTATAGCTGCTCTTATCCTAGTAGGAGCTTACGGTTTATTTGTAGCAGACTTGATTTCAAGTTGGATTTTATTTTTGATTGTTGCCATTACGCTACCTCGTTGGATTATTAGTGTTCATGAACTGCTTCATATTAAAACCGACAAACAAATAAATAAGATAATTAGATGTTTAGGTATTAGTCCTATACCCCTTTCAATTTTGACATTAAGCTATTCACAAATCCGTGATATTCATTTAGCTCATCATCGTAGCCCGGCAACAGAGTCTGATCCAGATGCTTACCATATTCGAGGGAATTTTTTTGTGGTGGTTTTAAATGCCTTAAGTGCGCCAGAACAGAGTTTTGTGCGTTCGCTGCAAGTAAATGGATTTAATCATCAACTAGGACTAGACTTGCTGATCAAACTTTTAATTTTAGTCATATTAATCTTGTTAAATGCTAAAAAATTATTTGTATTTTGGTTATTTCTGCGAATTGTGTATACATTAGGAGATATAGTATTCTTTCGTCTTGTGCATCATCAACAAGGAAAATACGGAACATTTAGGATTTCAATCCCTAGTATTCTCGAAACTTGGGGAGAGCGAATTTTTGGGCAAACTGTGATTCAAGCAACAATCAATCACGATGTACATCATCACAATCCTGGTATTGCTGCACGTCATTTGGCAATGGCAAGACCCTACATGATAATTTCTTCTAATAATTAA
- a CDS encoding DUF5674 family protein — MVLIIRERATLEQVEQMLQTLKIYIKVAVDIERGILAGGGEKHAFCEAALLEDGSRQRDIWGADWTPFNQSIAYESIINIRPSQNNRSMLIQDPAIQERVKQITQELIGGYEPEIK, encoded by the coding sequence TTGGTACTGATTATCAGAGAAAGAGCGACGCTAGAACAAGTTGAGCAAATGCTGCAAACATTGAAAATTTACATTAAAGTTGCAGTAGATATAGAAAGAGGGATATTAGCCGGGGGAGGAGAAAAACACGCTTTCTGTGAAGCAGCATTGCTCGAAGATGGTAGTAGACAGCGAGATATTTGGGGTGCTGACTGGACTCCTTTTAATCAATCAATTGCCTATGAATCAATTATTAACATTCGCCCCAGTCAAAATAATCGCTCGATGCTAATTCAAGACCCAGCAATTCAAGAACGTGTTAAACAAATCACTCAGGAGTTAATCGGTGGTTATGAACCAGAAATTAAATGA
- a CDS encoding non-ribosomal peptide synthetase: MSQYILSSLTDDEELNFSQEAEVFVFPTSFAQQRLWFLDQLAPGNPFYNVSTALRLKGSLNFTALRQTFNEIVRRHEILRTRFVMVDQQPVQVIAPSLTISFPLIDLRNFKSQERETQVRRIATQEAKYPFNLTTGPLLRVKLLQLNEAEYVLLLNLHHIVADGWSIGVLIKELGVLYKAFADDEGCLIASPFAGRTGDASNNSLSTPLPELPIQYADFAQWQREWLQGVGANSTSPLQTQLAYWQKQLDGLSVLNLPTDRLRPAVPSYRGAKQFLELPQSLTQALEALSYQEGVTLFMTLLAAFQTLLYRYTQQEDIAVGSPIANRNRSELEGLIGFFVNSLVLRTDLSGNPTFRELLNRVREVTLGGYAHQDLPFEKLVEELHPERDLSHHPLFQVVFSLQNTPIEALELPGLKLSLFEFDSKTAKFDLEFHLWQDLETLKGQVVYSTDLFDQNTITRMVGHFQTLLESIVVNSKQRLSDLPLLTEGEQQQLLIDWNNTQKSYPHNKCFHQLFEAQVEQTPDAIVLVFGDEQLSYKQLNIRSNQVAHYLQKIGVEAESLVGICVERSLEMIIGLLGILKAGGAYLPLDTSLPQERLNFMLEDAQVSVVLTQEKLLKHFQEFSKPIICIDKDWTAITQNSQENPTNCVTFENLAYVIYTSGTTGKPKGVLIEHWGLSNLVEAQIETFNLQSSNRILQFASLSFDASIFEIAMALRTGATLYLANKESLLPGQPLLQLLREKAITHVILPPAVLAVLPTESLSTLQTIICAGESCTDDIVKRWWSSSRRFFNAYGPTEATVWSTVAEIKSVNEKPPIGRPINNIKIYILDNHLQPLPIGITGELYIDGDGLARGYLNHPELTAQKFIPNPFNQQNGARLYKTGDLARYRVDGNIEFLGRIDNQVKIRGFRIELSEIETVLSQHQNVQKAVVIAQENVSGDKYLIGYIVPNVKTQNIASLLRNFLKEKLPEYMVPKAFVMLDYIPLTANGKVDIYALTALDTPNYSRDEAFIAPRTPTESTLAKIWAEILNIEDVGIHDNFFDLGGNSLLTVHCLQQINKQFELELPLSTLFLNPTIESLATSLSSKTDFIPSSPLVSIQPTGSNPPFFCVHPIFGVVFPYYELAHHLGKNQPFYGLQSIGIDGETPLTRIEDMATHYIEALRSVQPKGPYFLGGWSFGGWVAFEMAQQLQKSGEEVALLAVLDTVAPIKDNIPSLSNSFKFLLTTVIRYIWPFFLDYLCLITAPGKNRINSLISRFPNFNQFVQLLQRNLFSHFILKEDATDNLISKESQLRLLSELAVPSILRVFYANSQAVLNYVPQVYPKQIHFFRTQVQSTIAEKEPSMGWNQLAAEGTEIHHIPGNHLTMLRKPHIQVLAAQIKASVVKLTREEWKSCNLDLVAK, translated from the coding sequence ATGAGCCAATATATTCTCAGTAGTCTCACAGATGATGAAGAACTCAATTTTTCTCAAGAAGCAGAGGTTTTCGTTTTTCCCACTTCTTTCGCCCAGCAGCGATTGTGGTTTCTCGACCAATTAGCACCGGGTAATCCATTTTACAACGTGTCAACAGCGCTTCGCCTGAAAGGTTCCCTCAACTTCACAGCCTTAAGGCAGACATTCAACGAAATTGTACGTCGCCACGAAATCTTACGCACTAGGTTTGTTATGGTAGACCAGCAACCAGTGCAGGTGATTGCACCCAGCTTAACCATATCTTTTCCCCTAATAGATCTACGCAATTTCAAAAGCCAAGAACGTGAGACACAAGTGCGGCGAATCGCAACCCAAGAGGCTAAATATCCTTTCAATCTCACCACCGGGCCATTGCTGCGAGTAAAGCTACTTCAACTAAATGAAGCAGAATATGTACTGCTGCTAAATCTACATCACATTGTTGCTGATGGCTGGTCAATTGGAGTACTAATTAAAGAACTGGGGGTATTATACAAAGCCTTTGCAGATGATGAGGGATGTCTAATCGCAAGCCCTTTTGCTGGGCGAACAGGTGACGCTTCTAACAACTCCCTGTCTACGCCCCTGCCAGAACTACCCATTCAATATGCAGATTTCGCCCAATGGCAACGGGAGTGGCTGCAAGGAGTGGGAGCAAACAGCACCTCCCCTCTACAAACCCAGTTAGCTTATTGGCAAAAGCAATTAGATGGGCTTTCAGTGCTGAATCTCCCCACCGACCGACTAAGACCAGCAGTTCCTAGCTACAGGGGTGCAAAACAATTTCTAGAGCTACCACAGTCCTTAACTCAAGCGCTAGAGGCACTTAGCTACCAAGAAGGTGTGACCTTGTTCATGACTCTGCTGGCTGCGTTTCAGACTTTGCTCTATCGCTACACCCAGCAAGAGGATATTGCAGTAGGTTCACCTATTGCTAATCGTAACCGTAGCGAACTAGAAGGGTTGATTGGTTTTTTTGTCAATAGTTTAGTGCTACGTACCGATTTATCAGGGAACCCGACGTTTCGAGAATTATTAAATCGAGTACGAGAGGTAACTTTGGGAGGATATGCCCATCAGGATTTGCCCTTTGAAAAGTTGGTGGAGGAACTTCACCCAGAGCGAGATTTAAGCCACCATCCCTTATTTCAGGTTGTATTTAGCCTGCAAAATACTCCCATTGAAGCGCTAGAGTTACCTGGGTTAAAGCTTTCGCTATTCGAGTTTGACAGCAAAACTGCAAAGTTTGATTTAGAGTTCCATCTGTGGCAAGATTTGGAAACTCTGAAAGGACAAGTGGTGTATAGCACCGATTTATTTGATCAAAACACCATTACGCGAATGGTGGGACATTTCCAAACACTGTTAGAAAGTATTGTCGTCAATTCAAAACAGCGTCTTTCAGATTTGCCTTTGCTTACTGAAGGAGAACAACAACAGCTATTAATTGATTGGAACAACACTCAGAAAAGTTACCCGCATAACAAGTGTTTTCATCAGTTGTTTGAAGCACAGGTAGAGCAAACTCCCGATGCGATCGTGCTAGTATTTGGTGATGAACAACTTAGCTACAAACAGTTAAATATACGCAGCAACCAAGTTGCACATTATCTTCAAAAAATTGGTGTAGAAGCTGAATCTTTAGTTGGCATTTGTGTAGAGCGATCGCTAGAGATGATAATCGGGCTATTAGGCATCCTCAAAGCTGGTGGAGCATACCTACCTTTAGATACGAGCCTACCTCAAGAGCGTCTTAACTTCATGCTAGAAGATGCACAAGTTTCAGTAGTACTCACACAAGAAAAGTTGCTCAAGCATTTTCAGGAATTCTCGAAGCCAATTATTTGTATAGATAAAGATTGGACAGCTATTACACAAAACAGCCAAGAAAATCCAACCAATTGTGTAACATTTGAAAACTTAGCTTATGTCATCTACACCTCTGGCACTACTGGGAAGCCTAAAGGAGTTTTAATTGAACATTGGGGATTGTCTAATTTAGTAGAAGCTCAGATTGAGACTTTCAACTTGCAATCGAGTAACCGCATTTTGCAATTTGCATCATTGAGTTTCGATGCTTCAATTTTTGAGATTGCTATGGCACTACGAACAGGAGCAACTCTTTATTTAGCAAATAAAGAATCCCTTCTACCCGGACAACCTTTGCTCCAACTATTGCGCGAAAAAGCTATTACTCATGTCATCCTTCCACCTGCGGTATTAGCAGTCTTACCTACAGAATCACTTTCTACATTGCAAACTATTATTTGTGCAGGTGAATCCTGTACCGATGATATAGTAAAACGTTGGTGGAGTTCTAGCCGGAGGTTTTTTAACGCTTACGGCCCTACTGAAGCAACTGTTTGGTCAACCGTTGCAGAAATTAAATCTGTGAATGAAAAACCTCCCATTGGTCGCCCTATTAATAACATTAAAATTTATATATTAGATAATCATTTACAACCTCTACCAATTGGAATTACGGGCGAATTATATATTGATGGTGATGGACTAGCACGAGGCTACCTTAACCATCCTGAATTGACAGCCCAAAAATTTATTCCCAATCCTTTTAATCAGCAAAATGGAGCGCGACTTTATAAGACAGGCGATTTAGCTCGGTATCGAGTAGACGGTAATATTGAATTTTTAGGTCGCATTGATAATCAAGTAAAAATTCGCGGCTTTCGCATTGAATTATCAGAAATTGAAACAGTACTAAGTCAACATCAAAATGTCCAAAAAGCGGTAGTAATTGCTCAAGAGAATGTATCTGGTGATAAGTACTTAATAGGTTATATTGTTCCCAATGTAAAGACACAAAATATTGCGTCTCTACTACGCAACTTTTTAAAAGAAAAATTACCAGAATACATGGTGCCAAAAGCTTTTGTAATGCTGGATTATATACCATTAACAGCTAATGGCAAAGTAGATATTTATGCACTAACAGCACTAGACACTCCAAACTACTCAAGAGATGAAGCTTTTATCGCTCCTCGTACTCCAACTGAGTCAACTTTGGCAAAAATCTGGGCTGAAATCCTTAACATTGAGGATGTAGGTATACATGACAACTTCTTCGATTTAGGAGGAAATTCACTACTAACTGTACATTGTTTACAACAGATAAATAAACAGTTTGAGCTGGAATTGCCACTATCTACTTTATTTTTAAATCCCACAATTGAAAGTTTAGCAACTTCTCTATCTTCAAAAACAGATTTTATCCCTTCGTCTCCCTTGGTTTCGATTCAACCGACTGGTTCAAATCCACCTTTCTTCTGTGTTCATCCAATTTTTGGCGTTGTCTTTCCTTATTACGAATTAGCTCATCATCTAGGGAAGAATCAACCATTTTATGGGTTACAATCCATTGGCATTGATGGAGAAACTCCACTAACTCGCATTGAGGATATGGCTACCCACTACATTGAAGCATTGCGCTCAGTACAGCCGAAAGGCCCTTATTTTTTGGGAGGTTGGTCTTTCGGAGGTTGGGTTGCTTTTGAGATGGCTCAACAACTACAAAAGTCTGGGGAAGAAGTAGCTCTACTTGCTGTGCTTGACACTGTAGCACCAATTAAGGACAATATACCTTCTTTAAGTAATAGTTTTAAGTTTCTTTTGACTACAGTAATACGATATATATGGCCTTTTTTTCTAGATTATTTGTGTTTAATTACTGCTCCTGGGAAAAACAGAATCAACAGTTTAATTTCTCGGTTTCCTAATTTTAATCAGTTTGTGCAATTACTCCAAAGAAATCTGTTCTCGCACTTCATTCTCAAAGAGGATGCAACAGACAACCTTATATCTAAAGAATCCCAGTTAAGACTTTTAAGCGAGTTAGCAGTTCCCTCTATACTTCGTGTTTTCTATGCTAATAGTCAAGCAGTTCTCAACTATGTTCCGCAAGTCTACCCTAAGCAAATTCATTTTTTCAGAACACAAGTTCAGTCAACCATTGCCGAGAAAGAGCCGAGTATGGGTTGGAATCAGCTAGCCGCAGAAGGAACGGAAATTCATCATATTCCTGGAAATCACCTAACTATGCTGAGAAAACCTCATATCCAGGTTCTCGCCGCACAAATAAAAGCTAGTGTGGTAAAACTTACTAGAGAGGAGTGGAAATCCTGTAATCTTGACCTTGTAGCGAAATAA
- a CDS encoding GIY-YIG nuclease family protein, with protein sequence MPEYSAIYFAVASGQVLYIGQAVNLRNRWQNHHRLPQLEAINRRCQVKLFWLNCLQNELNELERQYIQFYCPTLNQTKVPQKNLSPSFQMLTLSLKKLNERVLVFGICPASEKLPLKTLVIGYLANYTETRLATTLVRKSLQAVNRKPNSLFRWIEYDRLRNGARWLTRCNGIETRLIPWFQERIMHNPSMYSVMEEKRFGVWSSIPLDEYEKMRQDVKAMSFTERLELARNSEIGWKLFPLECGSQLRVVSGVKILCLTSEQLEILVDKHPYIQEQHPGICAIDEDPVPKLLF encoded by the coding sequence TTGCCTGAATATTCTGCAATTTATTTTGCTGTTGCGTCTGGACAAGTCCTTTATATTGGACAAGCAGTAAATCTTAGAAATCGTTGGCAAAATCATCATCGTTTACCACAATTAGAAGCAATTAATCGTCGATGCCAAGTCAAGCTATTTTGGTTAAATTGCTTACAAAATGAGCTTAATGAACTAGAACGCCAATATATCCAGTTTTATTGCCCAACTTTAAATCAAACTAAAGTACCTCAAAAAAACTTGTCGCCCAGTTTTCAGATGCTAACACTGTCGCTCAAAAAATTAAACGAGCGAGTGCTAGTTTTTGGAATATGCCCTGCTAGTGAAAAACTGCCACTCAAAACATTAGTTATAGGTTATCTGGCTAATTATACAGAAACTCGGCTGGCAACAACATTAGTTCGTAAGAGTTTGCAAGCTGTGAATAGAAAACCCAATAGTTTATTTAGATGGATTGAGTACGATCGGCTTAGAAATGGCGCTCGTTGGTTAACAAGGTGTAATGGTATTGAAACAAGGCTAATTCCTTGGTTTCAAGAACGCATCATGCACAACCCTAGTATGTACAGCGTCATGGAAGAGAAACGTTTTGGAGTTTGGTCTTCAATTCCTTTAGATGAATATGAAAAAATGAGACAAGATGTAAAAGCGATGTCTTTTACTGAAAGATTAGAATTAGCTAGAAACTCAGAAATTGGCTGGAAATTATTTCCCTTGGAGTGTGGTTCACAATTGAGAGTTGTCAGTGGTGTCAAGATTCTCTGCCTTACTAGTGAACAGCTAGAAATATTAGTGGATAAGCATCCATACATACAAGAACAGCATCCAGGTATATGTGCTATTGATGAAGATCCAGTACCTAAGCTATTGTTTTAA
- a CDS encoding TIM barrel protein, with the protein MKLYLSLSAYGGVSTREALTVFWNAGVLHTELAIGPKPDADAAQAIFDFGKLGMLYRAHHAFVWGDRHYPFNLAQPQNWDYFKRLTDYLASIGITAYSVHGGSFSKTTERIQAYTTFVENIHCLHQLCLTRGIVLGVETMYPTLGISATQNLLDNADEVTQFCQDTPQIKIVIDLAHLNIWHDKSSLVLNQWLGLPLERLLEIHISNNDGRQDIHSRITDDTWWLPQITQFPDEVPLVLESRLNRLPISVVQQEYERVTKLILIKPSVVKLTREDDSLN; encoded by the coding sequence ATGAAGTTGTATCTGAGTTTGTCAGCTTATGGTGGAGTGTCAACCCGTGAAGCCTTAACAGTATTTTGGAATGCAGGAGTCCTGCATACTGAACTAGCAATTGGGCCTAAACCTGATGCTGATGCTGCACAAGCAATTTTCGACTTTGGAAAACTGGGAATGCTCTATCGAGCACACCATGCCTTTGTTTGGGGCGATCGCCACTATCCTTTCAATCTAGCCCAACCCCAAAATTGGGATTATTTTAAGCGACTGACAGATTACTTGGCCAGTATAGGTATCACAGCTTATTCAGTGCATGGAGGAAGTTTTTCCAAAACCACTGAACGCATCCAAGCATACACAACATTTGTAGAAAATATTCATTGTCTTCACCAGCTTTGCCTGACGCGAGGTATTGTTCTGGGTGTGGAAACAATGTATCCCACACTTGGTATCAGCGCTACCCAGAACCTTTTGGATAATGCTGACGAAGTTACCCAATTTTGCCAAGATACCCCACAAATTAAGATAGTTATTGACTTAGCGCATCTCAACATTTGGCATGATAAAAGTTCACTAGTACTGAATCAATGGTTGGGACTCCCACTAGAAAGACTGTTAGAAATTCACATTTCAAATAATGACGGCAGACAAGATATACACTCCCGGATTACAGATGATACTTGGTGGTTACCGCAGATTACTCAATTTCCAGATGAAGTTCCTTTGGTATTAGAGAGCCGATTAAATCGATTGCCTATATCAGTAGTACAACAGGAATACGAGCGTGTCACCAAATTAATACTGATTAAACCTAGTGTGGTAAAACTTACTAGAGAAGACGACTCTCTAAATTAG
- a CDS encoding pentapeptide repeat-containing protein produces the protein MDANEVLRRYAAGERNFRQADWRGINLAKAILSGVDLTGAHLNNADLSYSDLSSANLNWAGLKGADFSGANLRGAKMPDGRTHNDLLESANFFSS, from the coding sequence ATGGATGCCAATGAAGTTTTAAGACGATATGCTGCCGGAGAACGAAATTTTAGACAAGCAGACTGGAGAGGAATAAATTTAGCTAAAGCAATTTTGAGTGGGGTAGATTTGACTGGGGCACACTTGAATAACGCAGACTTGAGCTACTCAGATTTAAGCAGTGCTAATCTCAACTGGGCTGGACTCAAAGGAGCCGATTTCAGTGGCGCTAACCTGAGGGGAGCAAAAATGCCTGATGGCAGAACACACAACGACCTCTTAGAGTCTGCCAATTTTTTCTCTAGCTAA
- the pstB gene encoding phosphate ABC transporter ATP-binding protein PstB, protein MLNNFTATNTSTVIDTETVLRAENLNVYYGKFLALQNICLNISKNQVTAFIGPSGCGKSTLLRCYNRLNDLIKSFRAEGKVYFYGKNLYAPEIDAVEVRRRIGMVFQKANPFPKSIYDNVAFGARVCGYKDNMDELVERSLRQSALWDEVKDRLRQSALALSGGQQQRLCIARAIAGQPEVILMDEPCSALDPLSTLRVEELIHELKQQYTIVIVTHNMQQAARVSDKTAFFNVSTTQTRDITGYLVEYDSTNVIFNHPQQEATKDYVSGRFG, encoded by the coding sequence ATGCTAAACAATTTTACGGCTACTAATACTAGTACAGTAATTGATACTGAAACCGTTTTACGCGCAGAAAATCTTAACGTTTATTACGGGAAGTTTCTCGCGTTGCAGAATATTTGCCTAAATATTTCCAAAAATCAGGTTACAGCTTTTATTGGCCCTTCTGGTTGTGGTAAAAGTACATTGCTACGATGCTATAACCGTCTCAACGACCTCATCAAGTCATTTCGAGCCGAAGGTAAAGTTTATTTTTACGGTAAAAATTTGTATGCACCAGAAATTGATGCTGTAGAGGTGCGTCGTCGGATTGGGATGGTGTTTCAAAAAGCAAACCCATTTCCTAAATCAATTTATGACAATGTTGCTTTTGGAGCCAGAGTTTGTGGCTACAAAGATAACATGGATGAATTGGTAGAACGGAGTCTACGGCAATCAGCTTTATGGGATGAAGTTAAAGACAGACTGCGACAAAGTGCTTTAGCCTTATCTGGTGGTCAACAACAACGGTTGTGTATTGCGCGAGCGATCGCTGGACAACCAGAAGTTATACTTATGGATGAACCTTGTTCTGCTCTTGACCCCCTATCTACTTTGCGGGTTGAAGAATTGATTCACGAACTCAAACAGCAATATACCATTGTCATTGTTACTCACAATATGCAACAAGCGGCACGAGTCTCTGACAAAACAGCTTTTTTCAACGTTAGCACTACCCAAACAAGAGATATTACTGGCTACTTGGTAGAGTACGACTCAACAAACGTGATTTTTAATCATCCTCAGCAGGAAGCCACAAAAGATTACGTCAGTGGTAGATTTGGTTAA